A window of Thermoproteus sp. genomic DNA:
TTCACTAATGTGTTCTCGGCCTCTATTCTGGGCGGTTGTACGTCGTCCCGACCGCCGTATGTGGATTCCATAATCAACATTTCTACTCTCCTGAATTTATTCACAGCTCTATTTAGTAGATTCGTTTTTCCGAACTTGAAGTCGCCCGTATATAATATGTTATAACGTCCATTACCTATATGTAGGTGAACCAAAGCGGAGCCTATCTCGTGCCCAGCGTCGTATAACGTCAACTTCACGTCGGGCGCTATGTCCGTAACCTCCTCATAGTCTAAAGTCACTACGTGATACATAAGGGTCTCTATGTCGCTTTTGCTGTATGGCGGAATTAAGCCTTCTCTTTCTTTCAGCTCTACGTAGTCGGTTAGGAGGATATACGCGAGGTACTTAGTGGGGTCTGTCATATAGATGGGCCCCTTATAGCCGTACTTGTAGAGATACGGCAGACAGCCCACGTGGTCCATATGCGCGTGGGATAACACCACTGCGTCCAGCGAGTCGAGATCTATTTCCTCCAACAACGGGAATTCCTCCTCGTATTGGGAGGGCTTAAGGCCACAGTCTAGGAGTATCCTGCTCTCTGTCGTGTCGACCAATATAGCGCTTCTCCCCACCTCCATGGAGGCGCCCAGGAAGGACACAGTTATGGGCCCCTCTTTAACTACAGGCTCGTGATGTATACGCATACCTAGTTCTCTCATCATCGCCATCCTCTTATCGAAGGCGTTGTGGTATATCGTCCTCACGTCTATTATGTCCTTAGATGGCAACCTCATCATGCTGGGGACCCCCATTTCTATTATGGCGCGCCACCCTGTAGATGAAAATATGTCCCGCGCCAACTTCTTGAAGTCCCTCTCAGGCACGGCCTTCGAGAGGTAGACATATACGTCGCCTACATCCTCGAAGTATATGCTCTCGATTAGGTCGGAGGCAAGAGACCTAATGGTCTTTTCGGCCTCTTTTTTAGGCAACCGCACCGATGCGTCGCTCCTAACTACAATCCGCTTTTTTAAGGTCTTTGCGAGTTCGGCGACCTCCTCGACGCTTAAATTTGCCGGATTTTTTACATAAACGCAAATAGAAGGCCCCTCAACTTCTATTTTAGATACTTCAACACTAGATAAAATCTCTTTAATTTTAGATTCTAGGTCTAAAGAATGCGCCACGCCTCAAGTAGGACTATGCCTTATATATTTTTCTATTCGGCGACTACGACCCTCTGTCGGGCCGAGAGCACTCTCTTGAAGCCGTCTTTAGTTATCACGACTATGTCTATGCCCTCGCCGGAGCCCGGATCGTTGCGCATGGCGGCCCTCACGGCGTTTTCCGCCAACTTGACGGCCTCGTCCACGCTGATGTCGTCCTTATACCCCACTTCAAGTACGCCCATGGCGTACGGCGATCCGCTCCCAGTTGATATATACCGCTCGGCGCTAAAACTGCCCAGCCAGTCTAACATATAGAGCTGAGGCCCCTCGTCGTCTACGCCGCCGAAAATAGAATGGACTATGTATATCATAGGCCTTGAATAGAATAGGAGTAGCGATGCGTAATTGACTAGAGTCCTGACCGGTATGGGCCTTCTATGTTCCGCCTTGTAGTCCCTAGCTAATACGGTCAATACATTAAGCAGGCCCTGTAGGTCCGCCACGCCGCCGCTCATGGTGGCGGCCACATGTTCGTCTATCTTCCAGATCTTTTCGCCCCGTTTATGAGCTATGTAGTACCCCGCGGTGACCCTCTTATCTGTGGCCAAGACCACGCCGTCGCGCGCCTTTATGCCCACAGTAGTTGTCATATACGCGCGTGGAGTCGCGTTTTTATTTCTTCAACTCGACCTCCTCTGAGAAGTTTATCTTTTTCAACTCGCCAAATCTACTGCCTATATCGGACGCTACCTGCAACAAGATATTTCCTATCTTTTCATACAGTAGAACTTCGGCAGGCAGTTTGATCTGGGCCTCGCTACCGTCTTGAGAGAACACCACATTAATTTTGTCTGGAGATATCCTGGGCATATACTGCCTTATTATATAAACGACTTTCTCCTCCTTGCTTGCCAGCTTCTTGACTATTTTACCTCTCACTATGAGGGTCTTCCCGGCCAGCGGATGGTTGAAATCCAGAGTGACGCGTCCGCCCGATATAGAAATCACCCTAGCCCTATTGCCCTCTATCTCCACTACATCATCCACATGAGGCACTATGCCGTGTCTGTGGAACTCCCTTATCGAGAGTATCTTTATCTTATTGGGGTCCCTCTGGCCGTAGGCCTTTTCGGGCGGTATTTCGATCTCTACGTCCTTCCCCTCGTCGGCGTTTAGGAGAGCGTTCTCCAAGGGCTCCCACAATTTTGTCTCTCCCAGAATGATAAGCCTAGGCTCGTAAATCTCCTCAGGCTTGTATATCCCGGCCTCCTTCGCCACGGCCTCGCTCGTCGTCTCTACCACCTTGTTGTCGTCCTTGACTATAACGGTGTAATCGAAGAGTATATAATCTCCCTTGCTTAAAGTCATGGCGACGCCACGCCGACCTCTTTTTGTTTCTGCGAGGCCTTCTTGGCCTTGACCATCCTCGTTATGTAGCCCGCTATTCTGTTCCTAACTCTTTTGCTCTGCACGTCGGCGAGCTCCGCCACGGCCTTCTTGTTGTCGTCGAAGTTTTCAGTAAATCTGTCGGGATATGCCTCCATTAGCTTTTCGGCCATGGACTTGATGTAACGAGGTTTAACTCTGCCCATTGGAGGGCCACAAATACTGCCTAAAAATACTTTTGCGCTAGAGGCACTACGCCGACCTAAATCGTTGCGTCTAGAAAAGTTTTTATATACGCGAAATTCGTAAAACCCATGAGTTCCCAAACTGCCTACTTGACGCAAATAGGCGGAGTTCCGGTACTTATATTCAAGGAGGGCACCCAGAGGGCTTTCGGCAAGGAGGCGATGAGGCTGAATATAATGATAGCGAGGGCAGTCTCTGAGGTGTTACGCACCACGTTGGGCCCGAAGGGCATGGACAAGATGCTAATCGACAGCCTCGGCGATATAACTATAACCAACGACGGCGCCACGATATTGGACGAGATGGACGTACAGCACCCCATAGCGAAGTTGCTAGTCGAGATCGCGAAGAGCCAAGAGGAGGAGGCTGGCGATGGGACCACCACAGCGGTGGTGCTCGCAGGTGCCCTCCTAGACGAGGCCGAAAAGCTCCTCGAGAAGAACATACACCCGACGGTGGTGGTCTCGGGCTTCAAGAAGGCCTTAGATGTGGCCGTAGAGACCCTCAGGAAGGTCGCAGTGCCCGTTAATAGAAACGACGCGGAGACCCTTAAGCGCATAGCGATCACCTCTATGGGCGGCAAGATATCCGAGACAGTGAAGGACTACTTCGCCGACCTGGCAGTAAAGGCCATATTGCAAATAGCGGAGCAGAGAGGCGACAGGTGGGTCGCCGATTTGGATAACGTACAGCTCGTTAAGAAGCACGGAGGCTCCCTATTGGACACCCAACTGGTCTACGGCATTGTGGTGGACAAGGAGGTGGTCCACCCGGCTATGCCTAAACGCGTGGTTAACGCCAAGATCGCTCTGCTCGACGCGCCTTTGGAGGTAGAAAAGCCCGAGATAGACGCGGAGATAAGGATAAACGACCCCACCCAGATGAGGGCGTTCCTAGAGGAGGAGGAGACCATATTGAAGGGTTACGTCGACAAGCTCAAGGCCGCCGGCGTGAACGTGGTCTTTACGACTAAGGGCATCGACGACATAGCTCAGTACTATCTGGCCAAGGCCGGAATTCTAGCCGTGAGGCGCGTCAAGCGGAGCGACATAGAGAAACTAGTGAGGGCCACCGGGGCCCGTTTGGTGACCAGCATAGAGGACCTATCGGAGGCCGATTTGGGCTTTGCCGGTCTAGTCGAGGAGCGCCGCGTCGGCGACGAGAAGATGGTCTTCGTGGAGCAGTGCAAGAACCCCAAGGCCGTCTCGATACTCATAAGGGGAGGCTTCGAGAGGCTAGTAGACGAGGCCGAGAGGAACCTTGACGACGCGCTCTCAGTTGTGGCCGACGTGGTCGAAGAGCCGTTCATACTGCCCGCCGGCGGCGCGCCGGAGATGGAGGCGGCCAAGGCCGTGAGGGCCTTCGCCACGAAGGTCGGCGGTAGGGAGCAATACGCCATAGAGGCCTTCGCCAATGCGTTGGAGGCAATACCGAAGGCTCTGGCCGAAAACGCCGGTTTAGATGCGGTGGATATACTCACCGAGTTGAGGCATAAACACGAGCTCGCGGACGGCTGGAAGTACGGCCTCGACGTATATCAGGGCAAGGTGGTGGACATGGTGTCGCTGGGCCTAATAGAGCCGCTGTCCGTTAAGGTAAACGCCTTCAAGGTCGCCGTCGAGGCGGCCTCGATGATCCTACGCATAGACGAGATAATCGCCGCATCTAAGCTCGAGAAGGAGGAGAAGAAAGGCGAGGAGAAGAAGGAGGGCGGAGAAGGCGAGACTAAATTCGACTAATTTTTATAGACGGTCTACACGATATAAAAGAACTATAGAAATTACTGCAAACATTATTTTTATCGATAGAGGGGCTGGCAATACTATAATCAATATAATATTGGCTGTTATGCCCGCAATAGACGATATGCGGATTTTTGACTTGACTGAGGATATTAAGCTCCTATACATATCCAAGGAGGCCTTTAGTCTCCTCTCCTCGGCCTCCTCTAGTTCCGTCAAGACTCTTATGTTCTCCTTCTCTAAGGTCTTAATGTGATCCAGGCCCCCCGGCGAGAACTGGTCCTCTACGGTGTTAGAGTATTCCCTAAACTCCTTGAGGTCCAATGCCCTCCTCAACAACGCGTTTAGCTTGGCCTCGAGCCTCCTCCGGCTTACCTCTAACAACACGAAATAGGCTAAGTAAGAAAATAGTGAGAGGTACAGCAAGGCGCTAGATGTAAATAAGGAGAGCCCTGCAGTCAATATGCCCAGAAGCATGAAGGCGCCGTTGGTAATAATATATCTATTATATTCTCTGTCTATTATCTTTCTTATTTTTATGTTAATAATTTCATCCAACATAAATCTCTTCTATTTTTCTTATAATTTTATTTGAATATATTTTACTTAGTTGTATTATAACGAGATTTTTAACGGATATGCCGGCCTCCTCCAGTCTCCTCTTAGCGCCCTCCAGGCTTGTGGCGTGCATGGTGCCTAGAGTCTGTAGCCCTATTTCCTGCGCTGTTTTGTAGGCTTGGAAGTGTTCGGGATACTGTAATTCCCCTATGATAAACAAATCTATATTTCTATTCATTGAGGTAAATATCTCCTTTATTTTATTTGTAGAAGAAATTTTTATTTGATTGAAGTGAGGCAAATCTAA
This region includes:
- a CDS encoding beta-CASP ribonuclease aCPSF1; the encoded protein is MAHSLDLESKIKEILSSVEVSKIEVEGPSICVYVKNPANLSVEEVAELAKTLKKRIVVRSDASVRLPKKEAEKTIRSLASDLIESIYFEDVGDVYVYLSKAVPERDFKKLARDIFSSTGWRAIIEMGVPSMMRLPSKDIIDVRTIYHNAFDKRMAMMRELGMRIHHEPVVKEGPITVSFLGASMEVGRSAILVDTTESRILLDCGLKPSQYEEEFPLLEEIDLDSLDAVVLSHAHMDHVGCLPYLYKYGYKGPIYMTDPTKYLAYILLTDYVELKEREGLIPPYSKSDIETLMYHVVTLDYEEVTDIAPDVKLTLYDAGHEIGSALVHLHIGNGRYNILYTGDFKFGKTNLLNRAVNKFRRVEMLIMESTYGGRDDVQPPRIEAENTLVKTILETVENKGKVLIPAFSTGRAQEILYILNREINKGNLKKIPIYVDGMIVETLNAYLMYPHFLNKEVADEIYSGVNPFTSSGSIEVIERAKRIEDRINQIARITQDEGPGVIIAPHGMLNGGPILDYFVHLAPDPANKLVFVSYQAENTLGRRILNGERDFVVRSISMGETKVSMRMGVVSIPGFSGHSDRRELMKYVETLEPRPRKVVLIHGEPSKIVSLATSIEIRYKITTIIPKVGERIRAL
- a CDS encoding FKBP-type peptidyl-prolyl cis-trans isomerase, yielding MTLSKGDYILFDYTVIVKDDNKVVETTSEAVAKEAGIYKPEEIYEPRLIILGETKLWEPLENALLNADEGKDVEIEIPPEKAYGQRDPNKIKILSIREFHRHGIVPHVDDVVEIEGNRARVISISGGRVTLDFNHPLAGKTLIVRGKIVKKLASKEEKVVYIIRQYMPRISPDKINVVFSQDGSEAQIKLPAEVLLYEKIGNILLQVASDIGSRFGELKKINFSEEVELKK
- a CDS encoding 30S ribosomal protein S17e; its protein translation is MGRVKPRYIKSMAEKLMEAYPDRFTENFDDNKKAVAELADVQSKRVRNRIAGYITRMVKAKKASQKQKEVGVASP
- the thsB gene encoding thermosome subunit beta, whose amino-acid sequence is MSSQTAYLTQIGGVPVLIFKEGTQRAFGKEAMRLNIMIARAVSEVLRTTLGPKGMDKMLIDSLGDITITNDGATILDEMDVQHPIAKLLVEIAKSQEEEAGDGTTTAVVLAGALLDEAEKLLEKNIHPTVVVSGFKKALDVAVETLRKVAVPVNRNDAETLKRIAITSMGGKISETVKDYFADLAVKAILQIAEQRGDRWVADLDNVQLVKKHGGSLLDTQLVYGIVVDKEVVHPAMPKRVVNAKIALLDAPLEVEKPEIDAEIRINDPTQMRAFLEEEETILKGYVDKLKAAGVNVVFTTKGIDDIAQYYLAKAGILAVRRVKRSDIEKLVRATGARLVTSIEDLSEADLGFAGLVEERRVGDEKMVFVEQCKNPKAVSILIRGGFERLVDEAERNLDDALSVVADVVEEPFILPAGGAPEMEAAKAVRAFATKVGGREQYAIEAFANALEAIPKALAENAGLDAVDILTELRHKHELADGWKYGLDVYQGKVVDMVSLGLIEPLSVKVNAFKVAVEAASMILRIDEIIAASKLEKEEKKGEEKKEGGEGETKFD
- a CDS encoding proteasome subunit beta, translated to MTTTVGIKARDGVVLATDKRVTAGYYIAHKRGEKIWKIDEHVAATMSGGVADLQGLLNVLTVLARDYKAEHRRPIPVRTLVNYASLLLFYSRPMIYIVHSIFGGVDDEGPQLYMLDWLGSFSAERYISTGSGSPYAMGVLEVGYKDDISVDEAVKLAENAVRAAMRNDPGSGEGIDIVVITKDGFKRVLSARQRVVVAE